A genome region from Rhodanobacter thiooxydans includes the following:
- a CDS encoding ABC transporter ATP-binding protein, which translates to MTETVRATPDDATLVRIRGLTTVLGGKTIFDALDLDIPRGKITSIMGPSGTGKTTLLKHITGQMYADAGSIHVDGRNVAELSRDELYKLREGVGYLFQNSALLTDFDVFENVAFPLRQHTKLPEVLIRNLVLMKLQAVGLRGAARLMPNELSGGMARRVALARAIVFDPQLILYDEPFVGLDPVALNQVIKLILTLNRTLGITSVVVSHELAAVQQMADHVVLLSNGKVVAQGDPATIADDGSPWTRQFFGGEADGPIPFRYPAGDYATELGFAGAAK; encoded by the coding sequence ATGACCGAAACCGTTCGCGCCACGCCTGACGACGCCACCCTGGTGCGCATCCGCGGCCTGACCACGGTGCTCGGCGGCAAGACCATCTTCGACGCGCTGGACCTGGACATTCCGCGCGGCAAGATCACCTCGATCATGGGCCCCAGCGGCACCGGCAAGACCACCCTGCTCAAGCACATCACCGGGCAGATGTACGCCGATGCCGGCAGCATCCACGTCGACGGCCGCAACGTGGCCGAGCTGTCGCGCGATGAGCTGTACAAGCTGCGCGAAGGCGTGGGCTACTTGTTCCAGAACTCCGCCCTGCTGACCGATTTCGACGTGTTCGAGAACGTGGCGTTCCCACTGCGCCAGCACACCAAACTGCCGGAGGTGCTGATCCGCAACCTGGTGCTGATGAAGCTGCAGGCAGTCGGCCTGCGCGGCGCGGCACGGCTGATGCCGAACGAGCTGTCCGGCGGCATGGCGCGACGGGTAGCGCTGGCGCGGGCGATCGTGTTCGACCCGCAGTTGATCCTGTACGACGAGCCGTTCGTGGGGCTCGATCCGGTCGCCCTGAACCAGGTGATCAAGCTGATCCTCACCCTGAACCGCACCCTGGGCATCACCAGCGTGGTGGTGTCGCACGAATTGGCTGCCGTGCAGCAGATGGCCGACCACGTGGTGCTGCTTTCCAACGGCAAGGTGGTGGCGCAGGGCGACCCGGCGACGATCGCCGACGACGGCTCGCCGTGGACGCGGCAGTTTTTCGGCGGCGAGGCGGACGGCCCGATCCCGTTCCGCTATCCGGCCGGCGACTACGCCACCGAGCTGGGCTTTGCCGGGGCGGCGAAATGA
- the gmk gene encoding guanylate kinase: MNAPLEGTLFVVAAPSGAGKSTLVNALLEREPGISLSVSHTTRPPRPGEQYGRHYYFVERAEFEREIAEGVFLEHAEVHGNLYGTSRTAVQQLLGQGRDVLLEIDWQGTQQIRASKPDCVSVFILPPSRAELERRLRGRRSDSAEVIERRLRNSRGEIAHAHEFDYILVNDVFDEALAGLQAIVRAVRLRSALQWQRHEALIAELMAGA, encoded by the coding sequence ATGAACGCCCCGCTCGAAGGCACCCTGTTCGTGGTCGCCGCGCCCTCGGGTGCGGGCAAGTCCACCCTGGTCAACGCGTTGCTGGAGCGCGAGCCGGGGATCTCGCTGTCGGTGTCGCACACCACGCGGCCGCCGCGGCCGGGCGAGCAGTACGGGCGGCACTACTACTTCGTCGAGCGCGCCGAGTTCGAGCGCGAGATCGCCGAAGGCGTCTTCCTGGAACATGCCGAGGTGCACGGCAACCTGTACGGCACCTCGCGCACTGCGGTGCAGCAGCTGCTGGGGCAGGGCCGCGACGTGCTGCTGGAGATCGACTGGCAGGGCACCCAGCAGATCCGCGCGAGCAAGCCCGATTGCGTCAGCGTGTTCATCCTGCCGCCGTCGCGGGCGGAACTTGAACGGCGCCTGCGCGGTCGTCGATCGGACAGCGCCGAGGTGATCGAGCGCCGCCTGCGCAATTCGCGCGGCGAGATCGCCCACGCGCACGAGTTCGACTACATCCTGGTCAACGACGTGTTCGACGAGGCGCTGGCCGGGCTGCAGGCGATCGTGCGGGCGGTGCGCCTGCGCAGCGCGCTGCAGTGGCAGCGGCATGAGGCGCTGATCGCCGAGCTGATGGCCGGAGCCTGA
- a CDS encoding YicC/YloC family endoribonuclease, producing the protein MIRSMTAYASAENTGPAGTLSCELRTVNHRYLELSPRLPDDLRGFESQLRERVAAKLSRGKLDLTVRRTSDARSGSLQVDHALLSRLSELNLDMAALFPGLQVQFTELLRFPGVLQQAEADPQAQQAALFDVLDRALDALAATREREGEKLGAILRDRLDAIERVVVDVRGWMPEIRAALRSRLEARLADLKQPVEPGRLEQELVLQITRTDVDEELDRLSTHIGETRRVLGLKEPVGRRLDFLMQEFNREANTLGSKSVDARSTNAAVELKVLIEQMREQVQNIE; encoded by the coding sequence ATGATCCGCAGCATGACGGCCTATGCCAGTGCCGAGAACACCGGCCCCGCCGGCACGCTCAGCTGCGAGCTGCGCACGGTGAACCACCGCTATCTCGAGCTGAGCCCGCGACTGCCGGACGACCTGCGCGGCTTCGAGTCGCAGTTGCGCGAGCGGGTGGCGGCCAAGCTGTCGCGCGGCAAGCTGGACCTGACCGTGCGCCGCACCAGCGATGCGCGCAGCGGCTCGCTGCAGGTGGATCATGCGCTGCTGTCGCGCCTGTCGGAGCTGAACCTGGACATGGCCGCGCTGTTTCCCGGGCTGCAGGTGCAGTTCACCGAGTTGCTGCGCTTCCCCGGCGTGCTGCAGCAGGCCGAGGCCGATCCGCAGGCGCAGCAGGCGGCCTTGTTCGACGTGCTCGATCGCGCGCTGGACGCGCTCGCCGCCACCCGCGAGCGCGAGGGCGAGAAGCTGGGCGCGATCCTGCGCGACCGGCTGGATGCGATCGAGCGCGTGGTGGTCGACGTGCGCGGCTGGATGCCGGAAATCCGCGCCGCGCTGCGCAGCCGGCTGGAAGCACGGCTGGCCGATCTCAAGCAGCCGGTCGAGCCGGGCCGGCTGGAGCAGGAACTGGTGCTGCAGATCACCCGCACCGACGTCGACGAGGAACTGGACCGGCTCAGCACGCACATCGGCGAGACGCGCCGCGTGCTCGGCCTGAAGGAACCGGTCGGCCGCCGGCTGGATTTCCTGATGCAGGAGTTCAACCGCGAGGCGAACACGCTCGGCTCCAAATCGGTCGACGCGCGCAGCACCAACGCAGCGGTGGAGCTGAAGGTGCTGATCGAGCAGATGCGCGAGCAGGTGCAGAACATCGAATGA
- the rph gene encoding ribonuclease PH — MNSVIRPSGRASDQLRSVSIERHYTRHAEGSVLVSFGDTRVLCTASIEDRAPAWLRGKGEGWITAEYGMLPRATNTRTQREATRGGQGGRTMEIQRLIGRSLRACVNRQALGERVITLDCDVLQADGGTRTAAITGAYVALVDAVNLLMKRENLRRNPVVGAVAAVSVGIYRGVPVLDLDYAEDSDCDTDMNVVMNDGGGFIEVQGTAEGHAFRRDEMDALLVLAGKGIGELVAAQRAALAR; from the coding sequence ATGAACTCCGTCATCCGCCCCAGCGGCCGCGCCAGCGACCAGCTGCGCAGCGTCAGCATCGAACGCCACTACACCCGCCACGCCGAAGGCTCGGTGCTGGTCAGCTTCGGCGATACCCGCGTGCTGTGCACCGCCAGCATCGAGGACCGCGCGCCGGCCTGGCTGCGCGGCAAGGGCGAGGGCTGGATCACCGCCGAGTACGGCATGCTGCCGCGCGCCACCAACACCCGCACCCAGCGCGAGGCCACCCGCGGCGGCCAGGGCGGGCGCACCATGGAGATCCAGCGGCTGATCGGCCGCAGCCTGCGCGCCTGCGTCAACCGGCAGGCACTGGGCGAGCGCGTGATCACGCTGGACTGCGACGTGCTGCAGGCCGACGGCGGCACCCGCACCGCGGCGATCACCGGCGCCTACGTGGCCCTGGTGGACGCGGTGAACCTGCTGATGAAGCGCGAGAACCTGCGGCGCAACCCGGTGGTGGGCGCGGTCGCCGCGGTCTCGGTGGGCATCTACAGGGGCGTGCCGGTGCTCGACCTCGACTACGCCGAGGATTCGGACTGCGACACCGACATGAACGTGGTGATGAACGACGGCGGCGGCTTCATCGAGGTGCAGGGCACCGCCGAGGGCCACGCGTTCCGCCGCGACGAGATGGACGCGCTGCTGGTGCTGGCCGGGAAGGGCATCGGCGAACTGGTCGCGGCGCAACGCGCGGCACTGGCCCGATAG
- the rdgB gene encoding RdgB/HAM1 family non-canonical purine NTP pyrophosphatase yields the protein MTQRIVLASSNRGKLAEFNALLADSGFEVVTQSSLGIEDAEETGLSFVENALLKARHAARASGLPALADDSGLCVNHLHGAPGLYSARYAGEHGDSAANNAKLLRALDGVPAAQRGAFFLCALVLLQHADDPAPLIAEGRWHGRVLDAPRGERGFGYDPLFLPHGQSRSAAELEPALKNTLSHRGQALAQLHAKLRPA from the coding sequence ATGACACAGCGCATCGTGCTGGCCAGCAGCAACCGCGGCAAGCTCGCGGAGTTCAATGCGCTGCTCGCCGACAGCGGCTTCGAGGTGGTCACGCAATCGAGCCTGGGCATCGAGGACGCCGAAGAAACCGGACTCAGCTTCGTCGAGAACGCGCTGCTCAAGGCACGCCACGCCGCGCGCGCCAGCGGCCTGCCCGCGTTGGCCGACGACTCCGGCCTGTGCGTGAATCACCTGCATGGCGCGCCCGGCCTGTACTCCGCACGCTATGCTGGCGAGCACGGCGACAGCGCGGCGAACAACGCCAAGCTGCTGCGCGCGCTGGACGGCGTGCCGGCGGCGCAGCGCGGCGCATTCTTCCTCTGCGCGCTGGTCCTGCTGCAGCACGCGGACGACCCCGCCCCGCTGATCGCCGAAGGCCGCTGGCACGGCCGCGTGCTCGATGCGCCGCGCGGCGAGCGGGGTTTCGGCTACGACCCGCTGTTCCTGCCGCACGGCCAGTCGCGCAGCGCCGCCGAACTCGAGCCGGCGCTGAAGAACACGCTCAGCCACCGCGGCCAGGCGCTGGCGCAATTGCACGCGAAACTTCGCCCGGCCTGA
- a CDS encoding helix-turn-helix domain-containing protein gives MTALRNEQLVNLPATPQESELARTSSRLLAACIGHGSTARLRVIDGEQEIEVPVAALRMLVDILANMAEGNAMSLVPVHAELTTQQAADFLNVSRPYLVGLIDRGELTHHKVGTHRRIYFRDLMAYREQRLMQSHAALDALAEQAQKLDLDY, from the coding sequence ATGACCGCCCTGCGCAACGAACAACTCGTCAACCTGCCCGCCACTCCCCAGGAATCCGAACTGGCGCGCACCAGCAGCCGCCTGCTGGCGGCCTGTATCGGCCACGGCTCCACCGCACGCCTGCGCGTGATCGACGGCGAGCAGGAGATCGAGGTGCCGGTGGCGGCACTGCGAATGCTGGTAGACATCCTCGCCAACATGGCCGAAGGCAACGCGATGAGCCTGGTCCCGGTCCATGCCGAGCTCACCACGCAGCAAGCCGCGGATTTTCTCAACGTCTCACGGCCGTACCTGGTCGGCTTGATCGATCGCGGCGAGCTGACCCATCACAAGGTCGGCACGCATCGACGTATCTATTTCCGCGACCTGATGGCGTACCGCGAGCAACGTCTGATGCAGAGCCATGCAGCACTGGACGCCCTAGCCGAACAGGCACAAAAACTCGATCTGGACTATTGA
- the hemW gene encoding radical SAM family heme chaperone HemW gives MSLTAPPLSLYVHMPWCVKKCPYCDFNSHGLRSEPPPYAAYIGHLLADLDADRAEFAAALEGRPLISIFFGGGTPSLFAPELIARLLDGVRERLPLADDAEITLETNPGTVEHGRFDGYLAAGVNRISFGVQSFDDDKLRRLGRIHSASEAEAAVKSAQDAGYANINLDLMYALPRQDLDGALTDVERAVALAPTHISHYQLTLEPNTVFAANPPPLPDDDHAWAMQEACEARLAEAGYGQYEISAYARPDRRCLHNLNYWEFGDYLGIGAGAHGKLSDAASGLVRRRWKSRHPRAYMQANGGPDRIGGDSMVGADELPFEYMLNALRLVHGVPMAAFAERTGLPSARIAAALSTARRHGWLHDDPQRLHTTALGQRFLNDVIGLFLD, from the coding sequence GTGTCGCTGACCGCACCGCCACTGTCGCTGTACGTGCACATGCCGTGGTGCGTGAAGAAGTGCCCGTACTGCGACTTCAACTCGCACGGCCTGCGCAGCGAGCCGCCGCCCTACGCCGCCTACATCGGCCACCTGCTGGCCGACCTCGACGCCGACCGCGCCGAGTTTGCCGCGGCGCTGGAAGGCCGCCCGCTGATCAGCATCTTTTTCGGCGGCGGTACGCCCAGCCTGTTCGCGCCGGAGCTGATCGCGCGCCTGCTCGACGGCGTGCGCGAGCGGCTGCCGCTGGCCGACGACGCCGAGATCACCCTGGAGACCAACCCCGGCACGGTCGAGCACGGTCGCTTCGACGGCTACCTCGCCGCCGGCGTCAACCGCATCTCGTTCGGCGTGCAGAGTTTCGACGACGACAAGCTCCGGCGGCTCGGCCGCATCCATTCGGCCAGCGAGGCCGAGGCCGCGGTGAAATCGGCGCAGGACGCCGGCTACGCCAACATCAACCTCGACCTGATGTATGCGCTGCCGCGGCAGGATCTCGATGGTGCACTGACCGACGTGGAACGCGCGGTCGCGCTCGCGCCCACGCACATCTCGCACTACCAGCTGACGCTGGAGCCGAACACGGTGTTCGCCGCCAACCCGCCGCCGCTGCCCGACGACGACCACGCCTGGGCGATGCAGGAGGCCTGCGAGGCGCGCCTGGCCGAGGCCGGCTACGGCCAGTACGAAATCTCCGCGTACGCCCGGCCTGACCGACGCTGCCTGCACAACCTCAACTACTGGGAATTCGGCGACTACCTCGGCATCGGCGCCGGCGCCCACGGCAAGCTCAGCGACGCGGCCAGCGGCCTGGTGCGGCGGCGCTGGAAGAGCCGCCACCCGCGCGCCTACATGCAAGCGAACGGCGGTCCGGACCGGATCGGCGGCGACAGCATGGTCGGCGCGGACGAGCTGCCGTTCGAATACATGCTCAACGCGCTGCGCCTGGTCCACGGCGTGCCGATGGCCGCCTTCGCCGAGCGCACCGGCCTGCCGTCGGCGCGCATCGCCGCCGCACTGTCAACGGCGCGCCGGCACGGCTGGCTGCACGACGACCCGCAGCGGCTGCACACCACCGCGCTGGGCCAGCGCTTCCTCAACGACGTGATCGGCCTTTTCCTGGACTGA